The following are encoded together in the Osmia lignaria lignaria isolate PbOS001 chromosome 13, iyOsmLign1, whole genome shotgun sequence genome:
- the Eaf gene encoding ELL-associated factor isoform X2, with product MKSVTSVPEASFGRDMAERLGLGPEIRELKLGPTFTNNRSTAFHTLKYDFKPASVDVSKVAMVDVGANNTMTVTVPHLDGAGIPHTVFKGSQRPYSKECVLIIDRVTGEITLEKLTANIQVKKTRTEPKSQSHLGISGGNSSNRPITPVETKRSPTHGRANGRTKVTSGKKREPSVQLHPKQYSPLRVSPYHGKSPPSAFTNSSPVQPQVASSTLASLPMIGSDNDDCPLPSSGSLPTVNSSAPSRSSPATNTQSTMKPSITVDSELVALSDSTSSSSSSDSSDSDSDTENAPVLMGTNGHLNNTTSSPTVLMPPNNLLNDDLQLSESESDSN from the exons ATGAAATCAGTCACCTCTGTTCCTGAAGCAAGCTTCGGGCGTGACATGGCAGAACGCCTGGGTTTGGGACCCGAAATTCGGGAACTCAAGCTCGGACCTACATTTACAAATAATAGATCAACAGCTTTTCATACTTTGAAAT ATGATTTTAAACCAGCCAGTGTGGATGTTTCTAAAGTGGCAATGGTAGATGTTGGAGCAAACAACACAATGACAGTTACTGTCCCCCATTTAGATGGTGCTGGAATTCCTCATACAGTGTTTAAAGGTTCCCAGAGACCCTATAGCAAAGAATGTGTATTAATAATTGATAGAGTTACAGGAGAAATTACTTTAGAAAAGTTAACGGCAAACATACAAGTCAAAAAGACCCG AACCGAACCCAAGTCTCAGTCACACTTAGGGATTTCCGGAGGTAATAGTAGCAACAGACCTATAACTCCGGTTGAAACCAAAAGGAGTCCCACGCATGGAAGGGCAAATGGAAGAACGAAAGTTACAAGTGGAAAGAAAAGGGAACCCAGTGTGCAGTTACATCCGAAACAGTACAGTCCGCTTAGAGTTTCTCCTTATCATGGGAAAAGTCCACCTTCAGCTTTCACTAATAG TTCACCAGTGCAACCACAAGTGGCATCATCGACTCTGGCTAGTTTGCCGATGATCGGTTCCGACAACGATGATTGTCCTTTACCATCATCTGGATCGTTACCAACTGTAAACTCTTCGGCACCTTCAAGATCGTCCCCTGCAACAAATACTCAGTCTACCATGAAACCTTCCATAACTGTAGACAGTGAATTAGTAGCTCTCAGTGATTCTACATCAAGTAGCTCAAGTTCAGATAGTTCAGACAGTGATTCTGATACTGAGAATGCTCCAGTGTTAATGGGAACTAATG gacaTTTGAATAATACAACTTCGTCACCCACCGTCCTTATGCCACCAAATAATCTGTTGAACGATGATTTGCAATTATCAGAATCAGAATCTGATAGTAATTAA
- the Eaf gene encoding ELL-associated factor isoform X1: protein MKSVTSVPEASFGRDMAERLGLGPEIRELKLGPTFTNNRSTAFHTLKYDFKPASVDVSKVAMVDVGANNTMTVTVPHLDGAGIPHTVFKGSQRPYSKECVLIIDRVTGEITLEKLTANIQVKKTRTEPKSQSHLGISGGNSSNRPITPVETKRSPTHGRANGRTKVTSGKKREPSVQLHPKQYSPLRVSPYHGKSPPSAFTNSSPFSSPVQPQVASSTLASLPMIGSDNDDCPLPSSGSLPTVNSSAPSRSSPATNTQSTMKPSITVDSELVALSDSTSSSSSSDSSDSDSDTENAPVLMGTNGHLNNTTSSPTVLMPPNNLLNDDLQLSESESDSN, encoded by the exons ATGAAATCAGTCACCTCTGTTCCTGAAGCAAGCTTCGGGCGTGACATGGCAGAACGCCTGGGTTTGGGACCCGAAATTCGGGAACTCAAGCTCGGACCTACATTTACAAATAATAGATCAACAGCTTTTCATACTTTGAAAT ATGATTTTAAACCAGCCAGTGTGGATGTTTCTAAAGTGGCAATGGTAGATGTTGGAGCAAACAACACAATGACAGTTACTGTCCCCCATTTAGATGGTGCTGGAATTCCTCATACAGTGTTTAAAGGTTCCCAGAGACCCTATAGCAAAGAATGTGTATTAATAATTGATAGAGTTACAGGAGAAATTACTTTAGAAAAGTTAACGGCAAACATACAAGTCAAAAAGACCCG AACCGAACCCAAGTCTCAGTCACACTTAGGGATTTCCGGAGGTAATAGTAGCAACAGACCTATAACTCCGGTTGAAACCAAAAGGAGTCCCACGCATGGAAGGGCAAATGGAAGAACGAAAGTTACAAGTGGAAAGAAAAGGGAACCCAGTGTGCAGTTACATCCGAAACAGTACAGTCCGCTTAGAGTTTCTCCTTATCATGGGAAAAGTCCACCTTCAGCTTTCACTAATAG TTCACCATTTAGTTCACCAGTGCAACCACAAGTGGCATCATCGACTCTGGCTAGTTTGCCGATGATCGGTTCCGACAACGATGATTGTCCTTTACCATCATCTGGATCGTTACCAACTGTAAACTCTTCGGCACCTTCAAGATCGTCCCCTGCAACAAATACTCAGTCTACCATGAAACCTTCCATAACTGTAGACAGTGAATTAGTAGCTCTCAGTGATTCTACATCAAGTAGCTCAAGTTCAGATAGTTCAGACAGTGATTCTGATACTGAGAATGCTCCAGTGTTAATGGGAACTAATG gacaTTTGAATAATACAACTTCGTCACCCACCGTCCTTATGCCACCAAATAATCTGTTGAACGATGATTTGCAATTATCAGAATCAGAATCTGATAGTAATTAA
- the Chpf gene encoding chondroitin polymerizing factor, whose protein sequence is MNLVLKILLSYCWTNMYLIIGLSMGLSLSIISVPLDINEYDSKTENLLHYSNYQDELDEYEPKININNKPQQAQKVSKTLIRPRYYSTELGIREKLFIGVITSQQYLHSRDTAINKTVAHIVDKVRYFISIPEGTKPNVTLPGIVGFTDTRSILKPFHTMKYIIDNYLEDYDYYFLVKDISYINVKQLLNFVSKISVSQNVHVGVPGDIPTYCSLDSGILLSNSVIQELKSNLDWCVKNAYSDSDDVNFGRCIIHSMSTPCSNQIQGQKFVFTKLKPTFIFEQNFKELAKNEEFLRSLVIYPIYDHLLIYKFNTYFAATKSVKIQEKISYIRKAVLNMAPLGPLQERNISWPIGNQPGNKATGRFDILRWTYFNETHAFFNTDFSTVQELKTDAKFDIDRIINFTASSVIASYDEKLKFKRLLNGYQKFDASRGMDYILDLVFIDTNTDKELIKRVEVCKPLGKVEILPVPYVTENTRINIILTVDSLNKQAALNFLEQYALDCMEKKYKTFLMVVLLYNFDSTSKGKEDMYYDIKHYILMLAEKYKKHQSKITWLSVRLPNDITSIGSNQLLNIAVTDLCIRKFSPESLILFVEMDIQLRLDYLNRVRMNTINQYQIFSPIPFMEFHPDIAHINDMKQDTDINRNHGRYDEYNYNNIAFYVRDYNAMRKTVEVSIPIIHSDRDIHSLLKLSQDIPVTSLFEMFVSFSNIHVLRAVEPALKVKYKNINCANTTNNMYKICIQSRNLYLGRHSQLARLILDYQSYKNSLLA, encoded by the exons atgaatttagtaCTAAAAATACTTCTATCCTATTGTTGGAccaatatgtatttaataattgGATTAAGCATGGGTTTAAGTCTCAGCATAATATCAGTACCACTCGATATCAATGAGTACGATAGTAAAACAGAGAATTTACTGCATTACTCAAACTATCAAGACGAGTTGGATGAATATGAACCAAAGATAAACATTAACAATAAACCGCAACAAGCACAAAAAGTTTCCAAAACATTAATACGTCCAAGATATTACTCTACAGAGCTTGGAATCAGAGAAAAGCTCTTCATAGGAGTGATAACAAGCCAGCAATATTTACACAGTAGAGACACAGCAATTAATAAAACAGTTGCCCATATTGTAGATAAAGTAAGGTATTTTATTTCTATACCGGAAGGAACCAAACCTAATGTAACTCTTCCTGGTATAGTTGGATTTACAGACACTAGGAGTATCTTGAAACCATTTCATACTATGAAGTATATCATTGATAATTACTTGGAagattatgattattattttttagtcAAAGATATAAGTTATATCAAtgttaaacaattattaaaCTTTGTTTCCAAGATCAGTGTAAGTCAGAATGTTCATGTAGGCGTTCCTGGAGATATCCCAACTTATTGTTCTTTAg ATTCAGGAATTCTCTTGAGTAATTCAGTGATTCAAGAATTGAAGAGTAATTTAGATTGGTGCGTAAAAAATGCTTATTCCGATTCAGATGATGTTAATTTTGGTCGATGTATTATCCATTCTATGTCAACGCCTTGTTCCAACCAAATACAAGGGCAGAAATTTGTATTTACAAAATTGAAACCGACCTTTATAtttgaacaaaattttaaagaattagctaaaaatgaagaatttttaCGTTCTCTTGTAATATATCCAATATACGATCACCTTcttatttataaattcaataCCTATTTTGCAGCA ACGAAGTCTGTGAAGATTCAGGAAAAAATTTCTTACATACGAAAGGCTGTTTTAAATATGGCACCTTTAGGACCATTACAAGAACGAAATATTTCTTGGCCTATTGGTAATCAACCTGGAAACAAAGCTACTGGGCGTTTCGATATTTTACGATGGACGTATTTTAACGAGACTCATGCATTTTTTAATACTGATTTCTCCACCGTGCAGGAATTAAAAACTGACGCAAAGTTTGATATAGATCGAATAATAAACTTTACGGCTTCTAGCGTTATTGCTAGTtatgatgaaaaattgaaatttaaaagatTGTTAAATGGATATCAAAAGTTTGATGCATCCCGAGGGATGGATTACATATTAGATTTAGTGTTTATCGATACTAATACTGATAAAGAATTGATAAAAAGGGTGGAAGTATGCAAGCCACTGGGTAAAGTTGAAATTTTACCTGTGCCATATGTAACAGAAAACACaagaataaatataatattgacTGTAGATTCGTTGAACAAACAGGCTGCATTAAATTTTTTAGAGCAATATGCATTAGACTGTATGGagaaaaagtacaaaactttCCTTATGGTG GTGCTTCTATACAATTTTGATTCCACTTCAAAAGGTAAGGAAGATATGTATTACGACATTAAACACTATATTCTGATGCTGGCtgaaaaatacaagaaacaTCAGTCCAAAATCACTTGGCTCTCTGTACGTTTACCAAATGATATAACATCTATAGGATCTAATCAGTTATTAAATATCGCTGTAACAGATTTATGCATTAGAAAATTTTCACCTGaaagtttaatacttttcgtCGAGATGGACATACAGCTTCGATTGGATTATTTAAATaga GTTCGTATGAATACTATCAATCAGTATCAAATATTTAGCCCAATTCCATTTATGGAATTCCATCCGGATATAGCTCACATAAACGATATGAAACAAGACACAGATATTAACAGAAATCATGGGAGATACGATGAATACAATTACAATAACATTGCGTTTTATGTTAGGGATTATAATGCAA TGCGGAAAACTGTGGAAGTTAGTATTCCAATAATACACTCTGATCGAGACATTCATTCTTTGTTAAAGTTGTCACAGGACATACCTGTTACATCTTTGTTCGAGATGTTCGTTTCTTTTAGTAATATTCACGTACTACGTGCAGTAGAGCCGGCGCTcaaagtaaaatataaaaacattaattGCGCTAATACTACAAACAATATGTACAAGATTTGTATTCAATCAAGAAATCTTTATTTGGGTCGACATAGTCAACTCGCTAGATTAATACTAGATTACCAGAGTTATAAGAATAGTTTATTggcataa
- the LOC143305989 gene encoding uncharacterized protein LOC143305989 isoform X1, with protein MFCPSSVLAHLAKFVVTIGCMRALNNYYGKATTWSVRAFQMQLLHSMVGLLRFGAPFITSAIDVTKYLRIFYDWYSKIVDVVPLAVFTAGFLHGYGVSQKVWLTVLSLGVLPIFFYLQPKRKESQMRKHQLLMNIIYTLQLLMITLVGLRNTNYNVISLVASYIFERFFIDEFCYYYDIPSTDLTQYSLCFIEIFMVLTLNEL; from the exons ATGTTTTGTCCCAGCAGCGTTTTAGCGCATTTAGCGAAATTTGTTGTGACAATTGGTTGTATGAGAGCTCTTAATAATTATTACGGCAAAGCAACCACTTGGTCAGTTCGTGCCTTCCAAATGCAACTTTTACACTCAATGGTTGGATTGCTCAGATTTG GAGCTCCATTTATCACATCAGCAATTGATGTTACAAAGTACTTAAGGATCTTTTATGACTGGTACTCCAAGATTGTCGATGTTGTACCTTTGGCAGTATTTACGGCTGGTTTCTTACACGGATATGGCGTTAGTCAAAAAGTTTGGCTTACAGTATTGTCCTTAGGTGTATTGCCAATATTTTTTTACCTACAACCAAAGAGAAAAGAGAGTCAGATGAGAAAGCATCAATTGTTAATGAACATTATTTATACCTTACAGTTGTTAATGATCACATTGGTTGGTTTAAGAAATACTAATTATAATGTTATCAGTTTAGTTGCCTCCTACATTTTTGAGCGTTTTTTCATTGAcgaattttgttattattatgatATACCAAGTACTGATCTGACCCAGTATTCTTTGTGCTTTATAGAGATTTTTATGGTCTTAACTTTGAATGAACTGTAA
- the LOC143305989 gene encoding uncharacterized protein LOC143305989 isoform X2: MFCPSSVLAHLAKFVVTIGCMRALNNYYGKATTWSVRAFQMQLLHSMVGLLRFGPKGRRRVFNSSFVIFQFCWNRSSIYHISN, translated from the exons ATGTTTTGTCCCAGCAGCGTTTTAGCGCATTTAGCGAAATTTGTTGTGACAATTGGTTGTATGAGAGCTCTTAATAATTATTACGGCAAAGCAACCACTTGGTCAGTTCGTGCCTTCCAAATGCAACTTTTACACTCAATGGTTGGATTGCTCAGATTTG GACCCAAAGGAAGAAGACGTGTTTTTAATTCTTCAtttgtaatatttcaattttgttggaACAG GAGCTCCATTTATCACATCAGCAATTGA
- the LOC143305990 gene encoding NADH dehydrogenase [ubiquinone] 1 alpha subcomplex subunit 1-like gives MWYEILPTMGIIAVCYVVPQLVPYYVEKLVYGNPRRRDFTLDWTAVMTDRDELLTGDYRKPKGLEAIPDN, from the exons atgtggTATGAAATACTTCCTACGATGGGTATAATAGCAGTTTGCTATGTAGTACCACAGTTAGTTCCATATTATGTAGAAAAATTGGTTTATGGAAAC CCAAGAAGGAGAGACTTTACTTTAGATTGGACTGCAGTTATGACTGATAGGGATGAGTTGTTAACCGGTGACTATAGGAAGCCAAAG GGCTTGGAGGCTATTCCAGATAACTAA